A stretch of Geomonas oryzisoli DNA encodes these proteins:
- a CDS encoding valine--tRNA ligase: MANKELEKVYEPKSVEQKWYQEWEGKGYFHATVPSDKPGYSIVIPPPNITGVLHMGHALNNTLQDILCRWKRMSGYNVLWMPGTDHAGIATQNVVERQLAAEGKDRFELGREGFIERVWQWKGESGGQIIGQLKRLGASCDWERERFTMDAGLSKAVREVFVRLYEEKLIYRDNRLINWCPRCHTALSDIEVEHEDKAGNLWHLRYPVVGSDEYVVVATTRPETMLGDTAVAVHPEDERYSHLIGKKVMLPLVNREIPVIGDDYVDREFGTGVVKITPAHDFNDFEMGLRHNLDRINVFDESGVVNAAGKQYEGMDRFAARKQVVADLEAAGLLEKIQDHALSVGGCYRCKTVVEPYMSLQWYVKVGPLAERALGAVKDGRTKIVPQQWENTYYDWMENIRDWCISRQIWWGHRIPAWYCDHCGHITVAKEDPTACSQCGSDEIRQETDVLDTWFSSALWPFSTMGWPEKTPELSAFYPTSCLVTGFDILFFWVARMMMMGLHFMDEVPFTDVYIHALVRDAQGQKMSKSKGNVIDPLTVIDAYGTDAFRFTLAAFAAQGRDIKLAEERIAGYRNFANKIWNASRFAMMNLEGFDPNQVDVASLKLSNADRWILYRLNEAAGALDSALTGFRFNEAASELYRFTWSEFCDWYIELAKDDLYKGDAERQAAAKYVLWLVLENLLRLLHPFMPFITEEIWQALPKKSGAADSIMISDFPTPCEEWAGYASAAAEMELVMEVIKGIRNIRGEMEVAPSRQIAAILDCKSEASLKLLKKNEVYVMSLARLSDLAIGQGIERPAEASLQVAGDVEIIVPLKGLVNVEEEEKRLNKEIAKIEKDIEFLSKKLENPSFIERAPADVVEKEREKIADFGNKKKLLQESLEKILRLK, from the coding sequence ATGGCAAACAAAGAGCTGGAAAAGGTTTACGAGCCGAAAAGCGTTGAGCAGAAGTGGTACCAGGAGTGGGAAGGGAAGGGGTACTTCCACGCCACCGTCCCCTCCGACAAGCCGGGCTACTCCATCGTCATCCCCCCCCCGAACATCACCGGCGTGCTGCACATGGGCCACGCCCTGAACAATACCCTGCAGGACATCCTGTGCCGCTGGAAGAGGATGAGCGGCTACAACGTGCTCTGGATGCCGGGCACCGACCACGCCGGGATCGCGACCCAGAACGTGGTCGAGCGCCAGCTGGCCGCCGAAGGGAAGGATCGCTTCGAGCTCGGCCGCGAGGGGTTCATCGAGCGGGTCTGGCAGTGGAAGGGTGAGTCCGGTGGACAGATCATCGGCCAGCTGAAGCGCCTGGGCGCGTCCTGCGACTGGGAGCGCGAGCGCTTCACCATGGACGCCGGCCTCTCCAAAGCGGTGCGCGAGGTGTTCGTGCGCCTGTACGAAGAGAAGCTCATCTACCGCGACAACCGCCTGATCAACTGGTGCCCGCGCTGCCATACCGCGCTCTCGGATATCGAGGTCGAGCACGAGGATAAGGCGGGGAATCTCTGGCACCTGCGCTACCCGGTGGTGGGAAGCGACGAGTACGTGGTGGTCGCCACCACACGTCCCGAGACCATGCTGGGCGATACCGCCGTGGCCGTGCACCCCGAGGACGAGCGCTACAGCCACCTGATCGGCAAGAAGGTCATGCTGCCGCTGGTGAACCGCGAGATCCCGGTCATCGGCGACGACTACGTCGACCGCGAGTTCGGTACCGGCGTGGTGAAGATCACTCCGGCGCACGACTTCAACGACTTCGAGATGGGCCTGCGGCACAACCTGGACCGCATCAACGTCTTCGACGAGTCCGGCGTGGTCAACGCCGCCGGCAAGCAGTACGAGGGGATGGACCGCTTCGCCGCCAGGAAGCAGGTGGTGGCCGACCTCGAAGCAGCCGGGCTCCTGGAGAAGATCCAGGACCACGCCCTTTCCGTCGGCGGCTGCTACCGCTGCAAGACCGTGGTCGAGCCGTACATGTCCCTGCAGTGGTACGTGAAGGTTGGGCCGCTGGCCGAGCGCGCCCTGGGCGCCGTCAAGGACGGGCGCACCAAGATCGTGCCGCAGCAGTGGGAGAACACCTACTACGACTGGATGGAGAACATCCGCGACTGGTGCATCTCCCGCCAGATCTGGTGGGGACACCGCATTCCCGCCTGGTACTGCGACCACTGCGGCCACATCACCGTGGCCAAGGAAGACCCGACCGCGTGCAGCCAGTGCGGCTCCGACGAGATCCGCCAGGAAACCGACGTGCTGGACACCTGGTTCTCATCGGCCCTGTGGCCCTTCTCCACCATGGGGTGGCCGGAGAAGACCCCGGAGCTCTCCGCCTTCTACCCGACCTCCTGCCTGGTGACCGGCTTCGACATCCTCTTCTTCTGGGTGGCCCGCATGATGATGATGGGGCTGCACTTCATGGACGAGGTCCCCTTCACCGACGTCTACATCCACGCCTTGGTGCGCGACGCGCAGGGGCAGAAGATGTCCAAGTCCAAGGGGAACGTCATCGATCCGCTCACCGTGATCGACGCTTACGGCACCGACGCCTTCCGCTTCACGCTGGCCGCCTTTGCCGCGCAGGGACGCGACATCAAGCTTGCCGAGGAGAGGATCGCCGGCTACCGCAACTTCGCCAACAAGATCTGGAACGCATCGCGCTTCGCCATGATGAACCTGGAAGGTTTCGACCCGAACCAGGTCGACGTCGCGTCGCTCAAGCTTTCCAACGCCGACCGCTGGATCCTGTACCGCCTGAACGAGGCCGCCGGTGCGCTGGACTCCGCCCTGACCGGGTTCCGTTTCAACGAGGCCGCCAGCGAGCTGTACCGCTTCACCTGGAGCGAGTTCTGCGACTGGTACATCGAACTCGCCAAGGACGATCTCTACAAGGGCGACGCCGAGCGTCAGGCCGCGGCCAAGTACGTGCTCTGGCTGGTGCTGGAGAACCTTTTGCGCCTGTTGCACCCGTTCATGCCCTTCATCACCGAGGAGATCTGGCAGGCCCTGCCCAAGAAGAGCGGCGCCGCCGATTCCATCATGATTTCCGACTTCCCGACCCCGTGCGAGGAGTGGGCGGGCTACGCCTCCGCCGCCGCGGAGATGGAACTGGTCATGGAGGTCATCAAGGGGATCAGGAACATCAGGGGCGAGATGGAAGTGGCCCCGAGCAGGCAGATCGCCGCGATCCTCGACTGCAAGTCCGAGGCGAGCCTCAAGCTGCTCAAGAAGAACGAGGTATACGTCATGAGCCTGGCCCGTCTCTCCGACCTCGCCATCGGTCAGGGCATCGAGCGTCCTGCCGAGGCCTCCTTGCAGGTGGCCGGCGACGTCGAGATCATCGTGCCGCTCAAGGGGCTCGTCAACGTCGAGGAAGAAGAGAAGCGTCTCAACAAGGAGATCGCCAAGATCGAGAAGGACATTGAGTTCCTCTCCAAGAAGCTGGAGAACCCGAGCTTCATCGAGCGTGCTCCCGCCGACGTAGTCGAGAAAGAGCGCGAGAAGATCGCCGATTTCGGCAACAAGAAGAAGCTCCTCCAGGAGAGCCTGGAGAAAATTCTGAGGCTTAAGTAA
- a CDS encoding response regulator, whose protein sequence is MGNRLLLADDSITIQKVVAIIFANEEFELTVVDNGTAALDKARETKPDVMLVDALMPGKTGYEVCAEIRRDPALGAVPIILLIGAFEPLDEEKARECGADATISKPFESQQLIDRVKEMLEVGKTRKTAPPVAQPAAQPAAPAAAAEEIWGDLSSLDAMAPAPAAPAPAAAPAAAPAPAPEDIWESVGLETEPAWEAPAAAQEPAWEAPVAPAQPAAAAPAAQVEAVEASMEDDLWGAFELEEETPAAAVEAPSELFGVVEPEAGGEAEFEAEEIFNFDDAEEIEETGPALELEEPAVDSSLTVSEEEFFAFSEEQEAATAAVAAEVPAQAETQAEAEAFGVPEYEPFEFEVEEPAPQAAAPVAPAAPAAPAAPAQPEPVVAPAAVPPVQAAAPQAAAAQPAAVPELTEDQLVAALSKVSREVIERIVWEVVPDLAEVIIKEEIRKLKSGVRG, encoded by the coding sequence ATGGGCAATAGACTGCTCCTCGCCGATGACAGCATCACCATCCAGAAGGTCGTGGCGATCATCTTCGCCAATGAGGAGTTTGAACTGACCGTTGTCGACAACGGTACTGCTGCCCTTGACAAGGCGCGGGAGACCAAGCCGGACGTGATGCTGGTTGACGCGTTGATGCCCGGCAAGACCGGCTACGAGGTCTGCGCCGAGATCCGGCGCGATCCGGCGCTGGGCGCGGTTCCCATCATCCTGCTGATCGGCGCGTTCGAGCCGCTGGACGAGGAGAAGGCGCGCGAATGCGGCGCCGATGCCACCATCTCCAAGCCCTTCGAATCGCAGCAGTTGATCGACCGGGTCAAGGAGATGCTGGAAGTGGGCAAGACCCGCAAGACCGCTCCTCCGGTAGCGCAGCCCGCAGCACAGCCGGCAGCCCCGGCGGCCGCAGCCGAAGAGATCTGGGGTGACCTCTCCTCCCTGGATGCCATGGCCCCGGCACCTGCCGCTCCCGCACCTGCGGCCGCACCTGCCGCGGCCCCGGCGCCCGCCCCGGAAGACATCTGGGAGAGCGTCGGACTCGAGACCGAACCCGCTTGGGAGGCCCCCGCCGCAGCGCAAGAGCCCGCCTGGGAGGCTCCGGTCGCCCCGGCGCAGCCCGCAGCCGCCGCCCCTGCCGCGCAGGTCGAGGCGGTCGAGGCGAGCATGGAAGACGACCTTTGGGGTGCCTTCGAGCTGGAGGAGGAGACTCCTGCCGCTGCCGTCGAGGCACCGTCCGAGCTGTTCGGGGTCGTGGAGCCTGAGGCAGGTGGCGAGGCCGAGTTCGAGGCTGAAGAGATCTTCAACTTCGACGATGCGGAAGAGATCGAAGAAACCGGGCCGGCGCTCGAACTGGAAGAGCCCGCCGTCGATTCCTCGCTCACCGTAAGCGAGGAAGAGTTCTTCGCCTTCAGCGAGGAGCAGGAAGCAGCGACGGCCGCGGTAGCCGCAGAGGTACCGGCGCAGGCCGAGACCCAGGCCGAGGCCGAGGCTTTCGGGGTGCCGGAGTACGAACCCTTCGAGTTCGAGGTGGAGGAACCCGCGCCGCAGGCCGCAGCGCCGGTCGCACCGGCCGCACCTGCCGCACCGGCCGCACCGGCTCAGCCCGAACCGGTGGTGGCGCCCGCCGCAGTGCCCCCCGTTCAGGCGGCAGCCCCGCAAGCCGCAGCCGCACAGCCGGCTGCCGTTCCCGAACTTACCGAGGACCAGCTGGTGGCGGCACTCTCCAAGGTGTCCCGCGAGGTGATCGAGAGGATCGTCTGGGAAGTGGTGCCTGACCTCGCCGAGGTGATCATCAAGGAAGAGATCAGGAAACTGAAGAGCGGCGTACGCGGTTAA
- a CDS encoding serine hydrolase domain-containing protein produces the protein MSSIYGCLLVIFLATACHAADQPRIDSLMNEAMGRNLIAGGVVLIGNRDKILFEKAYGRLSPFPDAPPMATDTIFDVASLTKVIATTPSILKLAEEGRISLLDPITKWFPELAGKGKDAVLVMNLLTHTSGLDDIPLSSVTPMQSAIEGAAAQKLKGEVGSRFRYADLNFILLAELVRRATGAPLDLYAQVSFYRPLGMADTAFHPKETARCSGTISDERVLFGEPQDYLCRQLGGVAGHAGLFATARDLSRFCRMMLTGGTLDGRRVLARRTVDQMTAPYFSRGGTVVRGLGWDISSPFSAPRGQGFSRVSFGHTGYSGSSIWIDPATDTFVILLTSRLEYKKVHEINKLRGDISTLAAQIFGIPVEFGDMARFNDE, from the coding sequence TTGAGCAGTATCTACGGCTGCCTGTTGGTCATCTTCCTCGCCACCGCCTGTCACGCCGCCGACCAGCCCCGCATCGATTCCCTGATGAACGAGGCCATGGGGCGCAACCTCATCGCCGGCGGGGTCGTCCTCATCGGCAACCGGGACAAGATCCTCTTCGAGAAGGCGTATGGACGCCTCTCCCCGTTCCCCGACGCACCTCCCATGGCGACCGACACCATCTTCGACGTCGCCTCGCTGACCAAGGTCATCGCCACCACCCCCTCGATCCTGAAGCTGGCGGAAGAGGGGAGGATCTCCCTGCTCGACCCCATCACCAAATGGTTTCCGGAACTGGCAGGAAAGGGTAAGGACGCGGTCCTGGTCATGAACCTTCTGACCCACACCTCCGGGCTGGACGACATCCCTCTTTCCAGCGTGACCCCTATGCAGAGCGCCATCGAAGGGGCCGCTGCCCAGAAGCTCAAGGGGGAGGTGGGAAGCCGCTTCCGCTACGCGGATCTGAACTTCATCCTGCTGGCCGAGTTGGTGCGGCGCGCCACCGGCGCGCCCCTCGACCTCTACGCGCAGGTCTCCTTCTACCGTCCGCTGGGGATGGCCGACACCGCGTTCCATCCCAAGGAGACGGCGCGCTGCTCCGGCACGATCAGCGACGAGCGCGTTCTCTTCGGGGAGCCCCAGGACTACCTCTGCCGCCAGTTGGGTGGGGTGGCCGGCCACGCCGGTCTCTTCGCCACCGCCCGGGACCTGTCCCGCTTCTGCCGGATGATGCTCACCGGAGGCACCCTGGACGGTAGGCGCGTCCTCGCCAGGCGCACCGTGGACCAGATGACCGCCCCTTACTTCTCGCGCGGCGGGACGGTAGTCAGGGGGCTGGGATGGGACATATCTTCGCCCTTTTCCGCACCCCGCGGACAGGGGTTCTCCCGGGTCTCCTTCGGTCACACCGGGTACTCCGGTTCGTCGATCTGGATCGATCCCGCCACCGACACCTTCGTCATCCTGCTCACCTCGCGCCTGGAATACAAAAAGGTGCATGAGATCAATAAATTGCGTGGCGATATCTCGACCCTTGCCGCTCAGATCTTCGGCATTCCCGTCGAGTTCGGCGACATGGCCCGTTTCAATGATGAGTGA
- a CDS encoding DUF2914 domain-containing protein, which produces MSRTTMLSIATAVLLATLAGWSQSWAGDLKITEMAVTTKIVKGNPIDSVRRISSTSVKALYCFTRFTAPEDTDTTIKQIWYLNDEAVAEYELPVKGAHWRTYSRKVVEKGLSGEWRCDAVDSEGKVLKSISFRMN; this is translated from the coding sequence ATGAGCCGTACCACGATGCTTTCGATCGCAACCGCTGTACTGTTGGCAACCCTCGCCGGCTGGAGCCAGTCGTGGGCGGGCGACCTGAAAATCACCGAGATGGCGGTCACCACCAAGATCGTCAAAGGAAACCCGATCGACTCGGTGCGCCGCATCTCGTCCACCTCGGTCAAGGCGCTCTACTGCTTCACCAGGTTCACCGCCCCCGAAGACACGGACACCACCATCAAGCAGATCTGGTACCTCAACGACGAGGCGGTGGCGGAATACGAACTGCCGGTCAAGGGGGCGCACTGGCGCACCTACAGCCGCAAGGTGGTGGAAAAGGGACTCTCCGGCGAATGGCGCTGCGACGCGGTGGACAGCGAAGGGAAGGTCCTCAAGTCGATCAGTTTCAGGATGAATTAA
- the argJ gene encoding bifunctional glutamate N-acetyltransferase/amino-acid acetyltransferase ArgJ gives MKGFRFSAVEAAIKKPGRLDLALIFSDFPAQVAAVYTTNKVQAAPVIISRQRSQNGKCRALLVNSGNANACTGEQGMTDALECGRKTAEALGLSDEELLIASTGVIGQPLPMERFRKGIQPLVDGLDHGTLDDVAKAIMTTDTFEKIERRTGEAGGKPYSIWGIAKGAGMIHPNMATMLSFLVTDAEVDGEFLKSAFAQAVDGSFNAITVDNDTSTNDTAVIFANGAAGNAAIKGGTPEGNAFAALLHDVLLSLAKLIVKDGEGATKFVEIRVKGGASQADAKKAALAVANSMLVKTAFFGQDANWGRIIAAIGYSGAQVEQERVEIRFDDVVMATGGVFAGGDAEAAGTRVLQQKEFKVTIDLKIGGGEAVVYTSDLSYDYVRINADYRT, from the coding sequence ATGAAAGGTTTTCGCTTTTCCGCCGTCGAGGCGGCCATCAAGAAGCCGGGGCGGCTCGACCTGGCACTGATATTCTCTGATTTCCCCGCCCAGGTGGCGGCGGTCTATACCACCAACAAGGTGCAGGCGGCACCGGTCATCATCTCGCGCCAGCGCTCGCAAAACGGCAAGTGCCGCGCGCTTTTGGTCAACAGCGGCAACGCCAACGCCTGCACCGGCGAACAGGGGATGACGGACGCCCTCGAGTGCGGCAGGAAAACCGCCGAGGCCCTGGGACTCTCCGACGAGGAACTGCTGATCGCGTCGACCGGCGTCATCGGTCAGCCGCTCCCCATGGAGCGCTTCCGGAAAGGCATCCAGCCGCTCGTGGACGGCCTCGACCACGGCACGCTGGACGACGTGGCCAAGGCGATCATGACCACGGACACCTTCGAGAAGATCGAGCGCCGCACCGGCGAGGCCGGCGGCAAGCCCTACAGCATCTGGGGCATCGCCAAGGGGGCCGGGATGATCCATCCCAACATGGCCACCATGCTCTCGTTCCTGGTCACCGACGCCGAGGTTGACGGCGAGTTTTTAAAGAGCGCCTTCGCCCAGGCGGTGGACGGCTCCTTCAACGCCATCACGGTGGACAACGATACCTCCACCAACGACACTGCCGTCATTTTCGCCAACGGCGCCGCGGGCAACGCCGCCATCAAGGGGGGGACCCCGGAAGGGAACGCTTTCGCCGCGCTCCTGCACGACGTGCTCCTCTCCCTGGCCAAACTGATCGTGAAGGACGGCGAGGGGGCGACCAAGTTCGTCGAGATCAGGGTGAAAGGGGGCGCCAGCCAGGCCGACGCCAAGAAGGCCGCGCTCGCCGTCGCGAACTCCATGCTGGTCAAGACCGCCTTCTTCGGCCAGGACGCCAACTGGGGCCGCATCATCGCCGCGATCGGATACTCGGGCGCGCAGGTGGAACAGGAGCGGGTGGAAATCCGCTTCGACGACGTCGTCATGGCGACCGGCGGCGTCTTCGCCGGCGGCGACGCCGAGGCGGCCGGCACCCGCGTGCTGCAGCAAAAGGAATTCAAGGTCACCATCGACCTCAAGATCGGCGGCGGTGAGGCCGTAGTCTACACCAGCGACCTCTCCTACGACTACGTCCGGATCAACGCCGACTACAGGACCTGA
- the secA gene encoding preprotein translocase subunit SecA, giving the protein MFGALIKKFVGSKNERELKRLWPIVDRINQLEAEMVKLSDDELRGKTAQFKERYAKGESLDSMLPEAFAVCREAGKRVLGMRHFDVQLIGGMVLHSGKIAEMKTGEGKTLVATLPSYLNGISGKGVHVVTVNDYLAKRDADWMGRIHKFLGLSVGVIVHGLEDWERREAYAADVTYGTNNEFGFDYLRDNMKFDLADYVQRPFNFAVVDEVDSILIDEARTPLIISGPTEDSTDKYYIIDRIIPMLKKGEVIEVEANTLSGKRKTYTGDFTVDEKAKSASLTEEGVLKVEQLLKIDNLYDPRNMEILHHTQQALRAHALFKRDVDYVVRDNEVLIVDEFTGRLMPGRRWSDGLHQAIEAKEGAKIENENQTLATITFQNYFRMYEKLSGMTGTADTEAEEFHKIYKLDVVVIPTNRPLLRPDFPDVIYKTEREKFNAVIGEIRELHAKGQPILVGTISIEKSEQLAELMKREGIPHFVLNAKQHEREAEIVAQAGRKGMVTIATNMAGRGTDILLGGNPDGLARQEFGGTPEVKAEAFAQAFAKAQGEGGANKELLQALERDFPGSSAAVAGYLEQNEEIDFDELQELVIPVFKKQFDAIVDKYKPTCAVEHDEVVALGGLHILGTERHESRRIDNQLRGRSGRQGDPGSSRFYLSLEDDLLRIFGSERVSMIMDKLGIEEGEAITHGLITRAIENAQKKVEAHNFEIRKHLIEYDDVMNKQREVIYTQRKEILAGNEIRKSFVGMLDETVTDVVQAFVIDRTPAREWDWQGITDTTFRLFGFNLDLTPELFDRITPVNFEDTLRSGTRDRFNQKVNEFGDELMDHLIKVIMLQVIDTQWKDHLLSIDHLKEGIGLRGYGQKDPKQEYKREAYQLFMDMMNRIRQEVVEKIFWVQVGTEEDIEQYELEQPKPQKMVFNLVEEEEEEDHGKGGPAKSARNAGRNEPCPCGSGKKYKKCCGK; this is encoded by the coding sequence ATGTTTGGCGCGCTTATAAAGAAGTTTGTCGGGAGCAAGAACGAGCGGGAACTGAAGCGTCTCTGGCCCATCGTGGATCGCATCAACCAGCTGGAAGCCGAGATGGTCAAGCTCTCCGACGACGAGCTGCGCGGCAAGACCGCCCAGTTTAAAGAGCGCTACGCCAAGGGGGAGAGCCTGGACTCCATGCTCCCCGAGGCGTTCGCCGTCTGCCGCGAGGCGGGCAAGCGCGTGCTCGGTATGCGCCACTTCGACGTGCAGCTGATCGGCGGCATGGTGCTGCACTCCGGCAAGATCGCCGAGATGAAGACCGGCGAGGGCAAGACCCTGGTGGCGACCCTCCCGTCCTACCTGAACGGCATCTCCGGCAAGGGCGTGCACGTGGTCACCGTCAACGACTACCTGGCCAAGCGCGACGCCGACTGGATGGGGCGCATCCATAAATTCCTGGGGCTCTCGGTCGGGGTGATCGTGCACGGGCTGGAGGACTGGGAGCGCCGCGAGGCCTATGCCGCCGACGTCACCTACGGCACCAACAACGAGTTCGGTTTCGACTACCTGCGCGACAACATGAAGTTCGACCTGGCCGATTACGTCCAGCGTCCCTTCAACTTCGCCGTCGTCGACGAGGTGGACTCCATCCTCATCGACGAGGCGAGGACGCCGCTCATCATCTCCGGTCCCACCGAGGACTCCACGGACAAGTACTACATCATCGACCGCATCATCCCCATGCTCAAGAAGGGCGAGGTGATCGAGGTCGAGGCCAACACCCTCTCCGGCAAGAGAAAGACCTACACCGGCGACTTCACCGTCGACGAGAAGGCGAAGAGCGCCTCCCTCACCGAGGAAGGGGTGCTCAAGGTCGAGCAGCTTCTGAAGATCGACAACCTCTACGATCCCCGGAACATGGAGATCCTGCACCACACCCAGCAGGCACTCAGGGCGCACGCCCTGTTCAAGCGCGACGTGGACTACGTGGTGCGCGACAACGAGGTGCTCATCGTCGACGAGTTCACCGGCCGCCTCATGCCGGGGCGCCGCTGGTCCGACGGCCTGCACCAGGCCATCGAGGCCAAGGAAGGGGCGAAGATCGAGAACGAAAACCAGACCCTCGCCACCATCACCTTCCAGAACTACTTCCGCATGTACGAGAAGCTCTCGGGCATGACCGGTACCGCGGACACCGAGGCGGAGGAGTTCCACAAGATCTACAAGCTGGACGTCGTGGTCATCCCGACCAACCGCCCGCTGCTGCGCCCCGACTTCCCGGACGTGATCTACAAGACCGAGCGCGAGAAGTTCAACGCGGTCATCGGCGAGATCAGGGAACTGCACGCCAAGGGGCAGCCGATCCTGGTCGGCACCATCTCCATCGAAAAGTCCGAGCAGTTAGCCGAGCTCATGAAACGCGAAGGTATCCCGCACTTCGTCCTCAACGCCAAGCAGCACGAGCGCGAGGCGGAGATCGTGGCCCAGGCCGGGCGCAAAGGGATGGTGACCATCGCCACCAACATGGCCGGCCGCGGTACCGACATCCTCCTCGGCGGCAACCCCGACGGCCTGGCGCGCCAGGAGTTCGGCGGCACACCGGAGGTGAAGGCGGAGGCGTTCGCGCAGGCGTTCGCCAAGGCGCAGGGCGAGGGTGGGGCGAACAAGGAACTGCTCCAGGCGCTGGAGCGGGATTTCCCCGGGAGCTCCGCCGCCGTCGCCGGTTACCTCGAGCAGAATGAAGAGATCGATTTCGATGAGCTGCAGGAACTGGTAATCCCGGTATTCAAGAAGCAGTTCGACGCAATCGTCGACAAGTACAAGCCGACCTGCGCCGTCGAGCACGACGAAGTGGTTGCCCTGGGCGGCCTGCACATCCTGGGCACCGAGCGCCACGAGTCGCGCCGCATCGACAACCAGCTGCGCGGCCGTTCCGGCCGTCAGGGCGACCCGGGCTCCTCGCGTTTCTACCTCTCGCTGGAGGATGACCTCTTGCGCATCTTCGGCTCCGAGCGCGTCTCCATGATCATGGACAAGCTGGGCATCGAGGAAGGCGAGGCGATCACCCACGGCCTGATCACCAGGGCCATCGAGAATGCCCAGAAGAAGGTCGAGGCACACAACTTCGAGATCAGGAAGCACCTGATCGAGTACGACGACGTCATGAACAAGCAGCGCGAGGTGATCTACACTCAGCGCAAAGAGATCCTTGCCGGCAACGAGATCAGGAAGAGCTTCGTCGGCATGCTGGACGAGACCGTGACCGACGTGGTCCAGGCCTTCGTCATCGACCGCACCCCGGCGCGCGAGTGGGACTGGCAGGGGATCACCGACACGACGTTCCGGCTGTTCGGGTTCAACCTCGACCTCACCCCGGAGCTCTTTGACCGCATCACCCCGGTGAACTTCGAGGATACGCTGAGAAGCGGCACCCGCGATCGCTTCAACCAGAAGGTGAACGAGTTCGGCGACGAGCTCATGGATCACCTGATCAAGGTGATCATGCTCCAGGTCATCGACACCCAGTGGAAGGATCATCTCCTTTCCATCGACCACCTGAAGGAGGGGATCGGCCTGCGCGGCTACGGCCAGAAGGACCCGAAGCAGGAGTACAAGCGCGAGGCATACCAGCTGTTCATGGACATGATGAACAGGATCCGTCAGGAAGTGGTGGAGAAGATTTTCTGGGTCCAGGTGGGGACCGAGGAGGACATCGAGCAGTACGAGCTGGAGCAGCCCAAGCCGCAGAAGATGGTCTTCAACCTGGTGGAAGAAGAGGAAGAAGAGGATCACGGCAAGGGTGGTCCCGCCAAGAGCGCAAGGAACGCCGGGCGCAACGAGCCCTGCCCCTGCGGCAGCGGCAAGAAGTACAAGAAGTGCTGCGGCAAGTAA
- the mnmH gene encoding tRNA 2-selenouridine(34) synthase MnmH, whose translation METTPFNEELLESHLLVDVRTPLEYEEDHIPGAINVPLLTNEERVEIGILHKESGPYAARRRGLELTAHRFPEMVRYIADSAAGKPILVYCWRGGLRSKTVTSILDLAGLKATQLIGGYKSYRHVVGEYFNPYLPATPLVVLHGMTGIGKTTLLQRLEARGNSVIDLEGLACHRGSAFGQLGLNQNLTQKRFESLLWDACRKAPAGQPLIVEGESERIGRVSLPGDFYQKMAQGIRVWCHASLETRVARLIEEYGLPEYKEEMGVALQRIRKKLGGKRCDELAENLERWEMDEFMKGLVCDYYDKVYYKNRTWEADYQLDMEDFDRAAEELEQRLTSLLPER comes from the coding sequence GTGGAAACGACCCCGTTTAACGAAGAACTGCTGGAAAGCCACCTGCTGGTGGACGTCCGCACCCCCCTGGAATACGAAGAAGACCACATCCCCGGAGCCATCAACGTCCCCCTGCTCACCAACGAGGAGCGGGTCGAGATCGGCATCCTGCACAAGGAGTCCGGCCCCTATGCCGCGCGCCGGCGCGGGCTGGAGCTGACCGCGCACCGCTTCCCGGAGATGGTGCGCTACATCGCCGACAGCGCCGCCGGAAAACCCATCCTGGTCTACTGCTGGCGCGGCGGGCTGCGCAGCAAGACCGTCACCTCCATCCTCGACCTGGCCGGGCTGAAGGCGACCCAGCTGATCGGCGGCTACAAGAGCTACCGCCACGTGGTCGGCGAATACTTCAACCCCTACCTCCCCGCGACGCCGCTCGTCGTGCTGCACGGTATGACCGGTATCGGCAAGACCACCCTGTTGCAGCGCCTTGAGGCACGGGGCAACTCCGTGATCGACCTCGAGGGGCTGGCCTGCCACCGCGGCTCCGCCTTCGGTCAGTTGGGCCTGAACCAGAACCTCACCCAGAAGCGGTTCGAGTCGCTTTTGTGGGACGCCTGCCGCAAGGCACCCGCAGGACAGCCGCTCATCGTAGAAGGCGAGAGTGAGCGCATCGGCCGGGTTTCGCTGCCGGGGGATTTCTACCAGAAGATGGCTCAGGGGATTAGGGTGTGGTGCCACGCGAGCCTCGAGACCCGGGTGGCCAGGCTGATCGAGGAGTATGGCCTCCCCGAGTACAAGGAAGAGATGGGCGTCGCGCTGCAGCGTATCAGGAAGAAGCTGGGCGGAAAGCGGTGCGATGAGCTGGCCGAAAACCTGGAGCGCTGGGAGATGGATGAATTCATGAAAGGATTGGTCTGCGACTACTACGACAAGGTTTACTACAAGAACCGGACCTGGGAGGCGGATTACCAGCTGGACATGGAAGATTTCGATCGTGCCGCCGAAGAACTGGAACAGCGCCTTACATCGCTCCTGCCCGAGAGGTAA